In the genome of Aricia agestis chromosome 4, ilAriAges1.1, whole genome shotgun sequence, the window ACTAAACATATTGATTACATTGTGATACTTACTTTCTTTCTCGTGGTCGAAGCCCACAATAACGAAGTAGTCCACGAGTCTGGACATTGCAATCCTACCGCAACATTCGACAAACACCACAAAAACACTTTGTAATCGAATTACACGAAATAAAACTCATTTTCATCCACTCACATCTTAAATCACTTTTACATAACTAAGCACGCACAGCACGAATTCACAGCGATATTTATGCATATAAACAACACTCGAAAATTACGATCCCGATTAGAATTACAaggaataataattagtaaagtCAATCGGATCAAGAGGTTATAGCAAGTTTTCTCCGACTTTGTGAGATCTAACTACTTGCTGATTTATCGACACGATCAGCCATTCCTTAGAAaatttaattgtattaaaattttgcaaataaaacgattattttaacaattttttcgctACAGCTCGGATAGAAACCGTCTCTCGCTTTTTTCGACATTTCCTTAACTGTCATAGacaataatatagattatagattacAGAAGTTACAACAGATGACAAAGgaacagtgttgccagatggtttcaaccttttatctgtagtgggaactgggAAGGGCTAAAATCTGTATAAAATCTGTATGTTATATTATCTCAATATTCTGtataaaatctgtattaaagtcaacaaaaaaataacctgTTAGTCATTATCTacgcttttttatgaaaaaagggatgCGTccagtgcgtcaagaaagtggcaacatcgtagtgtcatccctttcaaatcaatctaagaaaaaaaggatgacactacgatgttgccactttttaatttcttcactttcttgacgcactatatatATCACGTCAGATAAGGTGATAAtcgtttattaaataaaaatatacataaattggtaactttttatttttaataaaatttaatatctaatagaaaaattagaatagaaaaattaaattaaacacacTAACGGCCTTTTTCACTAATTCCTGACAAAGtaccacaacttttttgaccaGATTCTCCATATGCgatagcgaaagatgagactggaaaaaggcggcaaattaaaaaaatcgacgtttaACAAccatgtctatagccggaattatagttttgatctacgaactacgaataataaggtttcttagtttttattattcgtagttcgtagattaaaactataattccgactataAACAGGGTTGTTATAttacgtcgatttttttaatttgctgcctttttccagtctcatctttcgctagccagactctatctgtcaagtaaaGTTGTATATAGaatatccggcacttatcaaaaactggtgaaacaggcccttaacataataaaataatttaaaaaaaacatagcaataagttagaaatattattttcatttgtaaatttttttattaaatatcgaCAGCAACTGCTCATCAACCTCTACATTGTAACTTGGTTTTAGACCAATCAGTTACTTTGTATGCATTCAATTGTTTCATTGCAATTATATTCAATTGTTGTGCTATTGAACTCTTACAAAATTAATCATAGTTACAAAATTCTGTAATTCTGTATAAATATCTGTACACTGTATCCAGTACTTATCTGTATCACTCACCAAAAATCTGTATACGGAGAAATCTGTTTATATGGCAACACTGCAAATTGACGATTGACGTTTGCTCTAAAAATATTGCaaggacaaaatattgtttaagaATGAAGCATCAATGATTAAGCAATATTATGCCCTTTATTTTACtgaggcataatattttaattattatagaccTCCAGAGCCAGACCCAGTAGTCTCCTTCACTGATAAGAGTGTTTTCTCTATTCATTTCAATACAAATATTCACGCACTCACGTCTCGGTAGCCAATGAAATCTCTTTAAATCACACTGGTTATATACTGTTAAGTACTTAAGAACACAGTACACACTCAATacgtttcaataaaaaaataagatgtcGAGTTTTtgagcagtgttgccaactattcaaaacgttttccccctaaagcaacttcaaaacccactaaatttcaactaaaactccccaaaaaatcaaaatatttaaaattacttgggGTGTGTTCTACTAAGCGCTCAAAACGCTGAAATACACCTTCAAcaggccaaacaaacaaacaggccagcagtttaaatatttcaatatattttttcattacttacaacgacaatccatactaatattataaatgcgaaagtatctctgtctgtctgtctgtctgtctgtctgtctgtctgtctgtcttgctttcacgccaaaactactgaaccgattgcaatgaaattttgtatacagttattctagagtctgagaaaggacataggctacattttgatgtgggaaaatatcttatttccatgaaaatatcgatgaaaatgaattcgcattgcgcgtggccagcgctcatgccgggggtcctgggttcgagtcccgcaggcggaacaaaaagttttcaatgttcctgggtcttggatgtgtattaaaataaaatttcaaaaatcttaaacatattttatgtataatattataaaaaatccagaaatatatcgatggaatgaacattttagttctaatacgattcaacagatggcgttttattttttattttattgtaacatagaactaatcatacttattagttagtatgtttttgtttatagtttttaatacttacgttagaatattatgtttaataatattatcacttggtataataataataatcaatatatcttatcttatgtagaactcctactgcatttctaatccatactatccatactatccatactataatattataaatgcgaaagtatctctgtctgtctgtctgtctgtcttgctttcccgccaaaactactgaaccgattgcaatgaaattttgtatacagttattctagagtctgagaaaggacataggctacattttgatgtgggaaaatatcttatttccatgaaaatttcgatgaaaatgaattcgcattgcgcgtggccagcgctcatcccgggggtcctgggttcgagtcccgcaggcggaacaaaaagttttcaatgttcctgggtcttggatgtgtattaaaataaaatttcaaaaatcttaaacatattttatgtataatattataaaaaatccagaaatatatcgatggaatgaacattttagttctaatacgattcaacagatggcgttttattttttactttattgtaacatagaactaatcatacttattagttagtatgtttttgtttatagtttttaatacgttagaatattatgtttaataatattatcacttggtataataataatcaatctatcttatcttatgtagaactcctactgcatttctaatccatactatccatactatccatactaatattataaatgcgaaagtatctctgtctgtctgtctgtctgtctgtctgtcttgctttcacgccaaaactactgaaccgattgcaatgaaattttgtatacagttattctagagtctgagaaaggacataggctacattttgatgtgggaaaatatcttatttccatgaaaatttcgatgaaaatgatttcgcattgcgcgtggccagcgctcatcccgggggtcctgggttcgagtcccgcaggcggaacaaaaagttttcaatgttcctgggtcttggatgtgtattaaaataaaatttcaaaaatcttaaacatattttatgtataatactagctgttgcccgcgacttcgtccgcgtggactttagtttatagcgcgcggtgtcaacaaaatttgtgtcaaatttaaaaaattttaaaaccttggtaagtgcttccggtgtagcgcggcccttaattaatcaaaatacccaaaaacagctatgcagtgtgcacataatctatactaatattataaatgcgaaagtatctctgtctgtctgtctgtctgtcagtctcgctttcacgccaaacgccaaaagtatctctgtctgtctgtctgtcagtctcgctttcacgccaaacgccaaaacttccgaaccgattgtaatgaaattttgtatacagatagtctaaagcctgagaaaggacataggctacttttttactggaaaaaagggttgtaagggggtgaaaatgcgtaaatttgttcaaattaagttagttccaacaattcataatagatggcgccgtgcgtcttctacatcgcgctgacgcttgctcaaaagtctttctataagatgtggtatcatctttttaagtttcgatttttttcgattgttatatctattctacggtattaaataactcagtactttatctgtgcagtgacgtaaccttaaatctatcaatgataaatagtttatgggtaaagttgtgtaattggagggctaaataagctttaaaatttggcataaaatataaagtttaatataaaaaaatgaaatacttattgtgtgcacactgcacagctgtattgatttaaggggtaccagggtttttttataaaagcttttgacaccaattttgttgacatcgcgcgctataaactgaagtccacgcggacgaagtcgcgggcaacagctagtaattaatataatatctatctgTCGCACCGGCTGACACTGCTGACAGTAGTGTCAGCAGTGTCAGCCGGTGCGACTCAAAAGACGATAGAGACATGTGCTTTGTGCGGCAGTTCCAttttaaaggtggctttcggatctttgccgcgaccgcgaccggtaaaaattcaaataaaatgctacatagaatataggtatcattttctactgacatttacgTAGCGACCCATACTGCcgccggcggcgcgggcggcgtaTAAGCTAGTGGcggagtaaaatgaaacctatagcctatatcataaaatggcatttcatttgaattttcgtccgtcGTGGTCGCTCGccgcaaagatccgaaagccactttaaggttgttattaaaaaaaaaaagttccattcttcaaaaattttacctccaaaaatatccccaaaatattttaccccctaaaaaacccactaaatgtattttttcccactaaatttagtgagaaatccccatagttggcaacactgtttTTGAGTTGGTGTCAAGGTCCAGTGATGCCAGGttggggggaatccccccaaatttgggggtctttttaggtgatggggggaaaattggggggaacaattttttggggggattgttggaggaaaaaatctggAAACAGACGacgaaatctaagtactatgggcccgtttttaccctttggttacgacttacggaaccataaaaatgatcaaggagctcgcgaagatgctgattctataaagattggacgctattgcagaaatagtgtacattcatcgtatccatttgtgaaattcccattcataatgaacaaaatttttcttttataatttgtggggggatttttcttgaaatcccgaattttggggggatttcggggaacacttggggagaaaccgagttggccgtctggcaacactgtcaaggtctatactctatactcaaattaaaaaaactcaATTGTTTTGGTCAACAAAATACCATTACGGTACAAAAGATTGTTTTTCTGTTTctattacaaaatattgtttttctgTTTCTATGAAATTtgttacttttataattaatactttGTAAAATAAGGATTAAGGATGTCCGATATCACTAACGAAATTCCTGGATTAAAAcagaaaaaagttttcaaaattattgtgctTGGAGATTCAGGAGTTGGCAAAACCTGCCTCACTTTTAGATTTTGCGAAGGCCAATTCTTAGACAAATCTGAAGCTACCATAGGTGTAGATTTTCGAGAAAGGACAATTCGTATTCGTAATGAAGATATTAAGGTACGGAACAAATAACTTTAAAGGCACCTCCccttttatcgataaaaattaCGAGTTGCAACTCACATTTTTCTTTATCATAAGTCATTTCTCGTAACCTTATTTTCCCTGTCGGCTAGCAAGCCATAGCATCTACATAGGACATACTCTATAGGTGGCCAGTGGACACTGGGTATGTCCTATGAAGTTGCTGTATTTGTGTATTATTTATTCCAGTTGCAGTTGTGGGATACGGCGGGCCAGGAGAGATTCAGAAAGTCCATGGTACAGCACTACTACAGGAATGTCCATGCTGTAGTCATTGTGTATGATGTGACAAAACCCGAGACATTTCATGTTGGTAAAACCAATCTATTAAATACAAATATTCCACTGGGGATATCAAGTTATCTTTTGCATGATGTAGCTATCAATGCTATtcattagatattttattaaaatgttgaatgagaaattcattatttatacaatttgcaattttaaaatattgactagtgaaaatattatgtactagctgttgcccgcgacttcgtccgcgttagtatagtagatcacgtcccaagttttatttattgtacaaaaatattcaatgtacaacattgactttcctacgattttattatatatagatgttccgcgtggcttcgcttgcgtaatttaggaatttcacgcgaccttacatttttccgcaaaaaatagcctatgtcccttaacgtggtctattcttcatgtttgacaaataacataaaaattgctccagtagttcttaagaatcttaagataataagcaatttcatataatttcccccgttttttccacattttcctctatatcttcgctcctattagtcgtagaataataaaatataacctgtggccttcctcgataaataggctatctaacactgaaagaatttttcaaatcggaccagtagttcctgagattagcgctttcaaataagccctttcaaataatttcccccgttttttccacattttcctttatttcttcgctcttattagtcttagcgtgataaaatatagcctataaccttcctcgatcaatggactatctaacactgaaagaatttttcaaatccgaccagtagttcctgagattagcgcgttcaaataagccctttcaaattatttcccccatttttttcacatttttctgtatttcttcgctcccattagtcttagcgtaataaaatatagcatatagccttcctcaatcaatgggctatctaacactgaaagaatttttcaaatcggatcagtggttcctgagattagcgcgttcaaacaaacaaactaacaaactctgcagaactataatattagtatagattcttgTCTGATCTATAGatagatgtctgtccgtctggtcTGTCCGTCCGCATGGGCCTAGCGAGGTACGGGCAAGGCAGCTGCTGCCCCCCTCCTACACGAGCGATTTGTTGCTActgctcacgagtttcatacctaaacgtggAGCGGAGAGGTTGTAGGGTGAGAGGAGTCATTAAATCTCAGTTCACTcactcatattttttttttaatttctacctcaccttcaatactattgtgagatactcgtaagtcataatatgttaaaaaacaCGAATTAGAAGTCTAGGATTGTATAAatatcaagaaccgctatagctacacttctgaaattgtgtatttctattgccgctatataaacaaatactaaaaatagaaCAAATATTTAAGAGGTGCTCCCATACacccccctaacgccgctagTCGCTACtgatactattatattatttgatgtAATTTTTTTCAGTCAATATCTAGCTGGATGCAAGAAGTGGAATCGCATGGTCTGTCGGGTGCACCGCGCGTGCTGGTCGGCAACAAGTGCGACTGCGGCACGCCTGACTCGCGCCTTGCCACTACATACGCGCAGCGCCTAGCTGACAAGTATGGCATGCCTGTAAGTATAAAGCTTGGTCAACACCTACTGTTGTCTCCTTGTGGTCTCTTTCATCACTCCTAAAAGTATCAACTCATGTATTTCTAAATTGTTTCTGGTTCTCTTCTATAATTATAGGGAtaacaatacattttttattgacTGTCAGAGACAAGTAgccagtggcggccttacctaTTGTGAGGCCCCGGGCAAAAGGTCTTTgcgattgccctgttcgccaccccctagGGTCGCCAGTCGCCACTGCAAGTAGCAGTCAATGAATGAGTTTCTAAGTATAACTTGACAACcattagatattatgtatttagatAGTTGCAGAATCTGCAACAAAAAAGTAATATACTAcaatttgtattaaaattttcaGCTGTTCGAGACGTCAGCGCTGCTGGACTCTGAATGTGATAATGTGGAGTCAATATTTATGACTCTCGCCCACAAACTGTACTCCAAACAGCCTCTGCGAGTTGTTAGTGTTGAGGTCAGTTTTTTATCATTAAGAGTGTAACAGACAGAGCaagtaatgtatattaatgtacattacatcccgggatgtatatctttacattatattaatgtatcacacacacaacaggtaatgtaatgtatctttccctacatttcaatgctaaacgccctgcttgacgcacatttcagctgctaaagtattatacaggctgttcttatttttaatgttgtaacactatggcctttcgagttacttgctattagattcactagataaatcatcagaagatgattcgaattgtaattttgatgcgcgcattcTTACATATTGCGtcaaaaacagaacgatgtggattgaagatatttgattgaaaatataggctctggggaacaggCTGCCTGCAGTatctgctgtgaagtgctgtgctaaggtggcaagtggcaacactgtgtgtatctgtctatcatacacatataatataatcacagaaatttttgaacaccctatgaagagaagagatgtatcgtaatatacagaaatatattgagatgtattgagatgtattttttttttttttttttttttttttctccaaaatCATGCGATCAGTCTTCCAGACTATGAGCAGATGAGTTTAACGAATTGTGGCAGGCGGAGATTGTTCCCCATTGGGCACATCTCTATATTGATTATTTTGGATCTTAATCCAGTGTGTCTAAGTCCAGAATATTTCGCCTTTTAAGGCGATTAGTAGTGTCTCTGTGTAGGAGCATTTGAGCCAGCTGATTTGGGTGGTTTTTTAGCCGAAGTTTGTACTTTGTGCTGAGCATTTTAATTTCCTCTTTCACTGTTTGAAGGCCCAAGAATTCGTGTACTTCTGAGTTTTTAATGAACCATGGGGCGTTGCACA includes:
- the LOC121726565 gene encoding putative Ras-related protein Rab-33, producing the protein MSDITNEIPGLKQKKVFKIIVLGDSGVGKTCLTFRFCEGQFLDKSEATIGVDFRERTIRIRNEDIKLQLWDTAGQERFRKSMVQHYYRNVHAVVIVYDVTKPETFHSISSWMQEVESHGLSGAPRVLVGNKCDCGTPDSRLATTYAQRLADKYGMPLFETSALLDSECDNVESIFMTLAHKLYSKQPLRVVSVEGDSSPSRVSLHRQRRHAPNDSCLCS